One Granulicella sp. 5B5 DNA window includes the following coding sequences:
- a CDS encoding type II toxin-antitoxin system VapC family toxin has protein sequence MIRFLLDTNVASFLTKGISPPLMRRFRDTNKSDAAISTITEAEMRFGLALLPSEAKVWRTVPPFLREIAIEPWDSRCATRYAELAARLRRTGHPMSAFDTMIAAHALAYDFTLVTNDKAFARIKGLRVEDWTKGPQRA, from the coding sequence GTGATCCGCTTTCTGCTGGACACGAACGTCGCGAGCTTTCTCACCAAGGGCATAAGTCCGCCCCTGATGCGACGGTTCCGCGACACGAACAAGAGCGATGCCGCTATCTCCACGATCACCGAGGCGGAGATGCGTTTTGGCCTCGCGCTGCTTCCGTCCGAAGCCAAGGTTTGGCGAACCGTTCCTCCTTTTTTGCGGGAGATCGCCATCGAGCCATGGGATTCGCGGTGTGCGACGCGCTATGCGGAGCTGGCCGCAAGGCTTCGACGCACAGGCCATCCGATGAGCGCGTTCGACACGATGATCGCCGCGCATGCACTCGCCTACGACTTTACGCTGGTAACAAACGACAAAGCCTTCGCGCGGATCAAAGGTCTTCGCGTGGAAGATTGGACGAAAGGACCACAACGAGCGTGA
- a CDS encoding AbrB/MazE/SpoVT family DNA-binding domain-containing protein codes for MPAAAKLFMNGRSQAVRLPAEFRFEGDEVNIRKDPATGDVVLSQQRTGNWDEFFHLVEELGPIEEDFLMERDRTPPVPRAFSK; via the coding sequence ATGCCAGCAGCCGCCAAACTTTTCATGAATGGACGCAGCCAGGCAGTCCGTCTGCCTGCAGAGTTTCGCTTCGAGGGAGATGAAGTGAACATCCGCAAAGATCCTGCGACCGGTGACGTAGTGCTCTCTCAGCAGAGGACTGGAAACTGGGACGAGTTCTTTCATCTGGTCGAAGAGTTGGGGCCCATCGAAGAGGACTTCCTTATGGAGCGGGATCGCACTCCGCCGGTGCCCCGAGCCTTCTCCAAGTGA
- the hisB gene encoding imidazoleglycerol-phosphate dehydratase HisB: MSDVVNEVGMSAAAGGRIGVIERNTLETKISLRLEVDGTGQYTVSTGIRFFDHMLESFAKHGGFDLTLKCVGDLDVDQHHTVEDVGIALGEAFAEALGDKRGILRAGYFVMTMDETLAVCAVDLSGRVACVVDDALTDRLVGDLVTELIPDFFDGFARGAKCNVHVKVMYGRNNHHKIEAIFKAFARAMRGACSKDERMKELLPSTKGLL, translated from the coding sequence ATGAGCGATGTGGTGAACGAAGTGGGCATGAGTGCGGCTGCGGGCGGGCGCATTGGCGTGATCGAACGGAACACGCTGGAGACGAAGATCTCGCTGCGGCTGGAGGTGGATGGCACCGGGCAGTACACGGTGAGCACGGGCATCCGGTTCTTCGACCACATGCTGGAGAGCTTTGCGAAGCATGGTGGCTTCGACCTGACGCTGAAGTGCGTGGGCGACCTGGATGTGGACCAGCACCACACGGTGGAAGACGTGGGCATTGCGCTGGGCGAGGCGTTTGCTGAGGCTCTCGGCGACAAGCGCGGGATTCTGCGCGCCGGCTACTTTGTGATGACGATGGATGAGACGCTCGCGGTGTGTGCGGTGGACCTTTCGGGGCGTGTGGCTTGTGTTGTGGATGATGCGCTGACGGACCGGCTGGTGGGTGATCTGGTGACGGAGTTGATCCCGGACTTCTTCGATGGGTTTGCGCGGGGTGCGAAGTGCAATGTGCATGTGAAGGTGATGTACGGGCGGAATAACCATCACAAGATTGAGGCGATCTTCAAGGCGTTTGCGCGGGCGATGCGTGGTGCGTGCAGCAAGGATGAGCGAATGAAGGAGTTGCTGCCGAGTACGAAGGGGCTGCTGTAG